The genomic interval AACTTGCCCAATCGGTTGCCCGATGGAATCGATTCGATCCTATGCAGATCCAGGAGGCTCATGTGGAACTGTTTCCGCCCGTGGTCCTTGCCAGTCCATCCACATAATCGAGGATGCCGTGAAGAATGGACTTACTGACCAGCTTCTGGTAGGCGGGATCTTTCAGGAGCTTTTCTTCCGTTGGATGGCTGATAAAAGAGGTTTCAACCAGAACAGCGGGCATCTGGGCCCCGATAAGGACATAAAACGAGGCCTGCTTCACTCCATGATCTTTCACAAGTTTATTCCTGCTTGAAAGCCCATGGTATAAATTCTCCTGGATAGACTCGGCGAGCAGGCTTGATTGTTTGAGGTTGGAGGTTCGGGTCAGATCCAGGAGGATCTTCTCCAGGTCCGCCAACGTCTGTTCGGTTATTGCGTTTTCAAGAAGCGCCGTCTCACTGGAGTCCCTGTCCATGGCCACACCGAGGAAGTAGGTCTCCACTCCGCGGGCGTGACGGTTCCGGCTGGCATTGGTGTGAATTGAAACGAAAAGATCCGCCAGGTTCTTGTTGGCGAAAGCCGTTCTTTCATCCAGTCCGACATAAACGTCGCGGTTGCGCGTCATCAAGACCCTGTATCCCTTGGCCTCCAGTTGGGGCTTAAGCAGTTTCGCGATTGCCAGGGTCACGTCCTTCTCCTTCAGTCCCCCCCGTCCGACGGCCCCGGGATCTTTCCCCCCATGGCCAGGGTCGAGGACAATGGTCTTTACGCCCAGGCCGAGTTGTTTGGCCAGGGGCAAGGGGGTTCCGGCCCCGTTCCCCGGCCTGGTCGCCCGGGGAGACGTCGAACCGACATCCCGGCCGAAAACATCCACGACAAGCCTCGATGGATTCTCCATCGTAAAGACACGATTGTCCCCCATACTGTCAATATCCAGAACCAGACGAACGGTGTCATGATTGTACTGGCCTAACCTCGCCCTGAGGAGAAGCCCATCCCTTATGGGGATGGGGATTGACAGTGCGGAAGGGATCCTGGCCCTGTTCAGGTCTATGTAAAGCCGCGGCGGTTTTCCGGAGCGTGGGTCGCTTTTTAAACGGTGCTCCTCGTAATCCAGTTTGCCTGTGGCATAGACAACCACTCTGGTGTATTCGGGATTAGACCAATGTTTTACGTCTGTGATATTAACCATCTTCCCCGAAGGGGTTTTGGTTTTGGCTTTGGCTTTAATAACCGGCGGTTTAGGGGCAAAAGAAGCAAGCTGATCGAGCCTCTTTTTCGCCCGTGAGGTCATGTCACTTTTGGGATAGGTCTTTACAATTTTCGCATAGGTACGGTAGGCATCACCTTTGCGTCCTTTTTCCTCCTGGACCTGGGCCGCGTTGAGCAGGGCATCGTCGGCCAGCCGGCTGCCCGGGAACCTCTTCTGAAGTTTCTGAAATGTCCCCAGCGCCAAGTCCAGGTCAGCGCCGACCCAGGACCTGTGATAGAGTTTTCTGTAAAGGACCCCGACATTAAAAAGAGCATCCGGGGCACGGGAACAGGTTGGATACTTCTCGTAGATCGTGGTGAACTTTTCGATCACCTTCTCCCAGCTGTCGTGAAACCTCTGCTTGCGATCACTCTTCAAGAGCGAGTAGTAGTCCCTTTTCGATGAATCGTACAGGCGCTCACAGTAGGAGGCGGCCCTGGCGGACCCCAAGGAAAGAGCTAGGAAGAAGATTCCGCTCAAAATGCAGCTTGCCAGAAGGGTTACCGATATTTTTTTAGGCATGTCGCTTCTTCATTCCGGCGAGAAGATTCATGGCTTCCAGAGGGGTCATGTCCTCCAGATCAATTTCCCTCAGTTCTCTGACCAGTTCGCTTCCGCGTCCATGGAAAAGCGGCATCTGAGTCCCGCTATCCTCCGGGGAAACCATCGGGTCTTCCGGCCCGTCATCATGGGCCGCCAACACGGGACGTCCCGCTGTGTCGATGGCTGTTTTTTCGAGGTTTTTCAGGATTTCCCTGGAGCGATCAATAACATCGTCCGGCAGGCCCGCGAGCCTCGCAACCTGAATCCCATAACTACGGTCAGCCGCCCCTTCCTGAACACGGCGCAGAAAAACAAGGCGGTCTCCCCATTCCTGGATGGCGACGTTGTAGTTCCTGACCCCGTCAGACGTCAGGGCCAGCTCAGTCAACTCGTGGTAATGGGTGGCGAACATTGTCCGGCATCCATTACGCTCCCCGGAGAGAAGGTATTCCGCAACGGCCCAAGCTATACTGATACCGTCAAAAGTGCTCGTACCCCGCCCTATCTCATCCAGGATCACCAGGCTGTCGGGTGTAGCGCTGTTAAGGATCTCGGCGGTCTCCACCATCTCAACCATGAATGTGGAAAGTCCCCTGGAGAGGATATCGGAAGCCCCTACCCTGGTGAAAATGCGGTCCACCGGGCTTATGAAAGCCTCTCCGGCTGGAACGAAGGAACCCATCTGAGCCATGATGACTATGAGGGCGACCTGTCTCATGAATGTGGATTTACCCGCCATATTCGGGCCTGTAATTATCAGCAGACGGTTGTCCACCCGGTCCAGATAGGCATTGTTGGGAACGAAGCTTTCCCCTGTTTCCAACTTCTCGAGAACGGGATGCCTTCCGTCCGAAATGGACAATCTGCCGGTCCTGTCACCATCAAGAATCTCGGGCCTCGCATATCCCGAGGTATGGGCCAGCTCGGCCAGTGAAGTGTAAAGGTCAACGGAAGCCAACGCTCGGGCGATATCCTGAAGGGTGACGGAGGATCCCATAACCCGGGAGCATATCTCCTCGAAAAGCAGCTTTTCCAAGGCTATCATTCTCTCATCGGCGCTGAGAATCCGTTCCTCCATCTCCTTTAACTCCTGGGTGACGAACCTCTCGGCGTTAGCCAGTGTCTGTTTCCGGATATAGCCATCCGGGACCATGTCACGGTGCGCATGGGTCACCTCGATGTAATATCCGAACACTCTGTTGAAACCAACTTTAAGCGATGTGATACCGGTTATTTCCTTTTCCCTCTTCTCAAGGTCGGAGATGAATTTCCTGCCGTCCTTCGCCATGAACCGGACCTCGTCGAGTTCCGCATTGAAACCTGACCTGATGATTCCACCTGCCCTGAGCCCCGCGGGGAGTTCATCGGCCAGAGACGATTGGAGGAACTCCAAAAGTTCAGGCTCCTCGTTCAATCCCCGGAGGATTCTGTCACCCAGGTCGGAATCGAGCTCGGCGAGGAGCCCCCGGATGCCGGGAATTTCCCTTAACGTCCGACGCAGGGCCCCCAGATCCCTGGGAACGGCGATCCCCGATCCCGCGCGGGAAACAATCCTCTCCAGGTCGGAAACTTTCCTGAGTCTTTCCCTGATCGAGCCCCGGAGCAGGAGATTTTCCACCAATTCCTGAACAAGGTCCAGACGATCATTGATGGCTTCGGCATTTTTCAGCGGCCGGACGATAAACTCTTTGAGAAGACGGGCCCCCTGAGCGGTTACGGTTCGATCCATAAGGTGGAGGAGGCTGCCCTGCCTGAGTCCGTGGGGCTGGGAACTCAATATCTCCAGGTTTTTTAGTGTGTTTCCGTCCAGAACAAGCCTGTCTTCGGACCTGATCACACGGATGGGTCTCAGATGTTTCAGCCGATCTCCATATACATCCCTGAGATACCAAAGGGCCGCCCCTGCAGCGCCCGTGGCGAGCCGTAAACCATCGAGCCCGAAGCCCGCCAGGGTATGTACACCGAAAAAGTTCTTGAGCGTCTCCTCTCCTGCTTCCGGATAGAACCGGAAACCTTCAACCTTCGTCAGGTGGCTGTCTCCGGCAATTTCAAATGTGTCGGAATCCTCCGGGAAAAGGACCTCCCTGGGGGCGAACTGCGCCATGACAACATTCAGCCGCAAAACAGCGTCCGGACCGGTCCACTGGGCAACCCGGAAATCTCCGGTGGACGCATCCACCAGGGACAGGCCCACGCCCTCCTTCGTACGGTAGATTGAAGCAAGATAGGAAGGCTCCCGTGCATCCAGGAGGGATTCCTCCATCGCCGTGCCGGGCGTAACGATCCTTGTAACTTCCCTTTTTACGAGTCCACGGGCGTACCTGGGATCCTCTACCTGTTCACAGATGGCCACCTTGTGCCCCGCCTTCAGGAGCCTGGTCAAATATCCTTCCGCTGCATGGTAGGGAATACCGCACATGGGTATGGCTTTTTCCTTATTTTTCTCCCTGCTGGTCAGGGCGATTTTCAGGATTTCCGCCGCTATGATGGCATCATCCATGAACATCTCGTAAAAATCCCCCATTCTGAAGAAAAGGATGGAGTCCGGATGCTCCCTTTTGATGGAGAGATACTGCTTCATCATGGGGGTCGAGGTGGTCTTCGGCTCAATGCCGGGTTGATTCATTTTTCCTGAATCCTCGCCTCATATGGTGTCATGCCCTTGACTTTCTCCATATAGATCATCGCTTCAACCGGATCAGCGAAAGGCCCATAATCCAGATAATATTCTCCCCCATTCCTGATTACCTGTACAGGAATATCGATACCGATTCCGGAGGAAGCAAGGTCATTCGTATCCCTCTTAACGGGACCAACGAGGACATGGTATCGTTCGATCCTCTCTGGGGCCCCCTTGGTGCCCTGCATAGCCAGCGAACGGAGAAAATCTTCCTCTTTGCCAATCCATCGGGAAAGAATCGGAACCCGGGGCAGGGCATTTTTCAACCTTTCCAAGGCGTCATCCCTCCTGCCCTCGGCAAGATCGCACAGGGCCATCTTGATCTGGACATGGGCTTTGCCAAAGGCAGGCGCGTCCAGTTCGGCAAGCCGATATCTCTTCATGGCATCCTTATACCGACCGCTGGCGTAGAGGGCGTCCCCAATGCCGGCAAGGGATTTCCATTCACCAACCTCCCCGGTGCCCTGCCGGGTTTTCTCCAATGCGCGCTCGAAATACTCCTTGCTGCGTCTGAATTTACCGGTAAGAAGGTAGATCCTCCCAAGCAGGTACAGGGCTTTACCGGATTCCGGGCCCGAGGATTCGGCGGCCGTATTGAGAGAAGGAATAGCTTCCGCCAGCCGGCCCGACATGAAGTGAGCCTGCCCCATCAGGAGAGGTTCTTCAGGGGGGGCGGCCAAGGCTGGTCTGGAAACGGCTAGCGACAGGGTTATGACGAGCAAGGCAGTCGGCAGGATAGAGACGACTTCGAGCCGATGCCTGGAGGCTGCCTGATAGTCCAAGTCAGATCGTCTCCGTCCTTTCTTCCCCTGTGCCCTCGGCCGCGGTTTCATCTTCCTGTGTTGTCGTCCCGGGGGCCTGGGTATCAGGTTCGGCCTTTTCGGTCACGGGCGAATCGGCGCTTTCCCCGGTGAATGCCGTTTCCCTCTTCGCCAGTTCTCCTTTCAGGCGCTTTGTTTCCCTCTCAGCCTTAAACAGGCGGAACCTGGAACGGATGTCACCGGAAAAACCGATAATGACCGCGGCAAGATAGCCGAGGCCGAAGGCGACGATCATGAACAGGGAAAGAGGCAGGCCAACCGAGTGCCAGCTGAAGTAGTTTAGAACCGTCGTTTCGGCATTCTGCTGAATGAACCCGGCGAGCACCAACGCCAGCAGCAAAACCAGAAGTGCCTGTAAATATTTCATCCCCTCACCTCGCGAGCTTTCCCCTTAGGGTTTTAGAAGCTTCCACCGAGATCACAGCTCCATGAAAATGGGAGCAAAAGTCCTGTAGGTCACCGCCAGGGACTCCGGTATTACCCGCGTCCCTGAAATGACAGGCATGAAATTGGTATCACCCTGCCACCTGGGTACGATATGAAAGTGAAGGTGATCCTCAACCCCGGCGCCTGCCGATTTTCCCAAATTCAGGCCGGCATTGAAACCTTCCGGATTCAGGGCCTTCGAAAGGACCTTCAGACTGGAACGGAAGAGTTCCATCAGTTCGAGGTATTGATCTGGAGGAAGCCCGTTCAGATCCGCCGTATGCTCATTGGGCGCCACCATGATGTGCCCGTTGTTGTAGGGATAGCGGTTCATAAGAACCATGGCGCTCGATGTCCTGTAGAGCAGGAGGTTGTTCTCGGAGGGCTCCGCATCAAGAAGGCGGCAGAAGATACACCCTTCCTCCTTCTCCCCGAGTATATATTTCATTCGCCATGGCGCCCAGAGTACCTTCATGGGAGGCCGGCCCCGCTTCGAATGCCCGGCTCGGAGGGAATGCCCCGAAAACACGCCCTTCGTTTTCCACTCAGCCCTGGGACCTTGGCCCTCGACACTATTTTCTCCCAACCGTCAGTTGAAGTTACGGTTCATTGCAGGCTGATTATATCATCACAGACACTTTAGTCCAGAGGGAACCGCAAAATACCTTGGCCACCGAACCGTGAACCTTGCCAGGGTCGCAAAAAGTCCATTTATGGCTTTTTGCGAAGTCATCAACCTTGCCCCTTCACTGTGCCGCGGCCATCGGAGGCGCGATTCTGGTCCTCAGGGTGGTTGAAAAATCACCGTCCTTCAGGTTTATCTCGATCTCTATCTCCCGTGGAATTTTTCCGGCGCTTATGCCGTTCCCTGTATCAAAGCTGTCCCATTCATCCACCCAGTCCCGCCCGTCATAATATCGCAGGTTAAAAGACCTGACTTTGTCGGACACCTCACTGTTCCATCCACCGTCATCGTAGGCTCCCATCGGAGGCGACTGTTCCCTGCGAAAGAAGGTGCTTTTGCCCTCTTCGTCGAAGGAGAGACGGTAGCCAACCTCCGCAAGGTCTCCCCTGGAGGTCCGTGGATCAACGGGGAGGGTCGATGTGGTCAGGAACTGGACTTCATCGGATGGTACTTCCTGGTGGTATACATCACTGCCCACAAAAAAGGGCGTGGTCCCTTGCCTCCGAAAGACGCCCGCCAGGTCCTCGACTATGAGATTCATAATGGAGCCGCCCTCCATGCGCAGGTTCATCTGACGGTCGAGCGCCCTGGATCTTGTCGTGCTGGAAAACACCACTGAAAAGGCCACGCCGGCCATAACCGCCAGAATGGTGAAGGCGACCATCATCTCGATCAGGGTGAACCCTGTTTCGGACCTTCGGTTCATGGTATTTTTTTCAACGACCCGCAACAGACGCCACCTACCCCGCCCATGCACGTCACCGCCTGGCAGGATCAGGCCAATTTTCCGTATTGAACATATTTTCAGGATGTTCCCAGCACTCCTTCGAGCAGAAATCAACCGGGTCGAAACAACAGCACCACCCGGAGAAGGTAGTCTCATAGGGATCCCCTGCAATCTCATGTCCGCAGCTTTCGCACCAGAGGCTCACTGTGCCGGTGGTGCAAAGCCTGGACTGTCGAAAAAAAGTTGTCATATCATCCCCCCGCATTTCTGAGTCCAAAGTCGAAAGTCCTGAGTCCAGGGTCCAGAGTCGAAAGTTCTGAGTCCTGAAAGCAGGGTCCGGGGTCCGGCCATTTTATCACGTTGAACATTGAACGTTGAACTCCCCTTACCCCCTGTTCCCTTACCTCGACACGCCCTCACTCTCCGCGTCCGTTTTTCTTTTCTCTGGACACTGGACTCTGGACTCTGAACTACGTTTCTCCTCGCTCATTCGCCCTTACCTTGCTAAAGGCTTTCATAACAGATTCCCGCCAGGCGTTCAATGCCTGCAAAGGACCCGACCTTCAGGTGGGTGCGCCCTGTGCCGGGCGCACAAAAAAAGCCCGGATACCAAAAAGGCATCCGGGCCAAGAAAAATTTCTGGCAACGACCTACTCTCCCACCCCGTCGCCGGGGCAGTACCATCGGCGCTGAAGGGCTTAACTTCCGTGTTCGGAATGGGAACGGGTGTATCCCCCTCGCCATAGTCGCCAGAAAACCTGAATTCTGAAGATTAAGGTTAATTTCGATGACTTCGCAAAAGGTCATCAACGCGCCCACAAATAAATTTAGTCATCTCTCAGACAGGGGACAAAACCTGCCAAAGGTAAATAGAAAGTGGTCAAGCCTCACGACCGATTAGTACCGGTTAGCTGAATGCGTCACCGCACTTACACACCCGGCCTATCAACCTTGTGGTCTACAAGGGGTCTTCAGTCCACGCAAGCGCGGAGGGGATATCTAATCTCAGGGGAGGCTTCCCGCTTAGATGCTTTCAGCGGTTATCCTTTCCGAATGTAGCTACCCAGCAATGCCCCTGGCGGGACAACTGGATCACCAGGGATCCGTCCACTCCGGTCCTCTCGTACTAGGAGCAGCTCCCTTCAAATATCCTACGCCCACAGAAGATAGGGACCGAACTGTCTCACGACGTTCTAAACCCAGCTCGCGTACCGCTTTAATGGGCGAACAGCC from Deltaproteobacteria bacterium carries:
- a CDS encoding tetratricopeptide repeat protein, which produces MDYQAASRHRLEVVSILPTALLVITLSLAVSRPALAAPPEEPLLMGQAHFMSGRLAEAIPSLNTAAESSGPESGKALYLLGRIYLLTGKFRRSKEYFERALEKTRQGTGEVGEWKSLAGIGDALYASGRYKDAMKRYRLAELDAPAFGKAHVQIKMALCDLAEGRRDDALERLKNALPRVPILSRWIGKEEDFLRSLAMQGTKGAPERIERYHVLVGPVKRDTNDLASSGIGIDIPVQVIRNGGEYYLDYGPFADPVEAMIYMEKVKGMTPYEARIQEK
- a CDS encoding tetratricopeptide repeat protein, producing the protein MPKKISVTLLASCILSGIFFLALSLGSARAASYCERLYDSSKRDYYSLLKSDRKQRFHDSWEKVIEKFTTIYEKYPTCSRAPDALFNVGVLYRKLYHRSWVGADLDLALGTFQKLQKRFPGSRLADDALLNAAQVQEEKGRKGDAYRTYAKIVKTYPKSDMTSRAKKRLDQLASFAPKPPVIKAKAKTKTPSGKMVNITDVKHWSNPEYTRVVVYATGKLDYEEHRLKSDPRSGKPPRLYIDLNRARIPSALSIPIPIRDGLLLRARLGQYNHDTVRLVLDIDSMGDNRVFTMENPSRLVVDVFGRDVGSTSPRATRPGNGAGTPLPLAKQLGLGVKTIVLDPGHGGKDPGAVGRGGLKEKDVTLAIAKLLKPQLEAKGYRVLMTRNRDVYVGLDERTAFANKNLADLFVSIHTNASRNRHARGVETYFLGVAMDRDSSETALLENAITEQTLADLEKILLDLTRTSNLKQSSLLAESIQENLYHGLSSRNKLVKDHGVKQASFYVLIGAQMPAVLVETSFISHPTEEKLLKDPAYQKLVSKSILHGILDYVDGLARTTGGNSST
- a CDS encoding LapA family protein, whose amino-acid sequence is MKYLQALLVLLLALVLAGFIQQNAETTVLNYFSWHSVGLPLSLFMIVAFGLGYLAAVIIGFSGDIRSRFRLFKAERETKRLKGELAKRETAFTGESADSPVTEKAEPDTQAPGTTTQEDETAAEGTGEERTETI
- a CDS encoding HIT domain-containing protein — encoded protein: MKVLWAPWRMKYILGEKEEGCIFCRLLDAEPSENNLLLYRTSSAMVLMNRYPYNNGHIMVAPNEHTADLNGLPPDQYLELMELFRSSLKVLSKALNPEGFNAGLNLGKSAGAGVEDHLHFHIVPRWQGDTNFMPVISGTRVIPESLAVTYRTFAPIFMEL
- a CDS encoding prepilin-type N-terminal cleavage/methylation domain-containing protein is translated as MNRRSETGFTLIEMMVAFTILAVMAGVAFSVVFSSTTRSRALDRQMNLRMEGGSIMNLIVEDLAGVFRRQGTTPFFVGSDVYHQEVPSDEVQFLTTSTLPVDPRTSRGDLAEVGYRLSFDEEGKSTFFRREQSPPMGAYDDGGWNSEVSDKVRSFNLRYYDGRDWVDEWDSFDTGNGISAGKIPREIEIEINLKDGDFSTTLRTRIAPPMAAAQ
- the mutS gene encoding DNA mismatch repair protein MutS, which codes for MNQPGIEPKTTSTPMMKQYLSIKREHPDSILFFRMGDFYEMFMDDAIIAAEILKIALTSREKNKEKAIPMCGIPYHAAEGYLTRLLKAGHKVAICEQVEDPRYARGLVKREVTRIVTPGTAMEESLLDAREPSYLASIYRTKEGVGLSLVDASTGDFRVAQWTGPDAVLRLNVVMAQFAPREVLFPEDSDTFEIAGDSHLTKVEGFRFYPEAGEETLKNFFGVHTLAGFGLDGLRLATGAAGAALWYLRDVYGDRLKHLRPIRVIRSEDRLVLDGNTLKNLEILSSQPHGLRQGSLLHLMDRTVTAQGARLLKEFIVRPLKNAEAINDRLDLVQELVENLLLRGSIRERLRKVSDLERIVSRAGSGIAVPRDLGALRRTLREIPGIRGLLAELDSDLGDRILRGLNEEPELLEFLQSSLADELPAGLRAGGIIRSGFNAELDEVRFMAKDGRKFISDLEKREKEITGITSLKVGFNRVFGYYIEVTHAHRDMVPDGYIRKQTLANAERFVTQELKEMEERILSADERMIALEKLLFEEICSRVMGSSVTLQDIARALASVDLYTSLAELAHTSGYARPEILDGDRTGRLSISDGRHPVLEKLETGESFVPNNAYLDRVDNRLLIITGPNMAGKSTFMRQVALIVIMAQMGSFVPAGEAFISPVDRIFTRVGASDILSRGLSTFMVEMVETAEILNSATPDSLVILDEIGRGTSTFDGISIAWAVAEYLLSGERNGCRTMFATHYHELTELALTSDGVRNYNVAIQEWGDRLVFLRRVQEGAADRSYGIQVARLAGLPDDVIDRSREILKNLEKTAIDTAGRPVLAAHDDGPEDPMVSPEDSGTQMPLFHGRGSELVRELREIDLEDMTPLEAMNLLAGMKKRHA